The following proteins are co-located in the Streptomyces bottropensis ATCC 25435 genome:
- a CDS encoding GTP-binding protein, giving the protein MDYDDSSDPFPTALKILVAGGFGVGKTTLVGAVSEIAPLSTEELLTTVSAATDNLDGIENKVETTVAMDFGRITLDPRHVLYLFGTPGQQRFWFMWDELSEGALGAVILADTRRLEDCFAAVDFFEQRGLGFIVAINEFDGSYRYDADEVRAALDLDPEIPVVCCDARISSSGIQTLLTLVRYLLAHTPTQLPSHGAHT; this is encoded by the coding sequence ATGGACTACGACGACAGCTCTGACCCCTTTCCCACCGCACTCAAAATCCTGGTGGCGGGCGGGTTCGGGGTCGGCAAGACGACCTTGGTCGGCGCGGTGAGCGAGATCGCGCCGCTGAGCACGGAGGAACTGCTCACCACAGTGAGCGCCGCCACCGACAATCTCGACGGCATCGAGAACAAGGTCGAGACGACCGTCGCGATGGACTTCGGCCGCATCACACTCGATCCGCGCCATGTGCTCTATCTGTTCGGCACCCCCGGGCAGCAGCGGTTCTGGTTCATGTGGGACGAACTCTCCGAGGGCGCCCTCGGCGCGGTCATCCTCGCCGACACCCGCCGTCTGGAGGACTGCTTCGCCGCCGTCGACTTCTTCGAACAGCGCGGCCTCGGCTTCATCGTCGCGATCAACGAGTTCGACGGCTCCTACCGCTACGACGCCGACGAGGTACGCGCCGCCCTCGACCTCGACCCGGAGATCCCCGTCGTCTGCTGCGACGCCCGTATCTCCAGCTCGGGCATCCAGACCCTGCTCACCCTCGTCCGCTACCTCCTCGCCCACACCCCGACGCAGCTCCCGAGCCACGGAGCCCACACGTGA
- a CDS encoding roadblock/LC7 domain-containing protein codes for MASDAPTGHVSDLDWLMSGLVQRVPHTRSAVLLSCDGLVKSVHGLDPDSADHMAALASGLYSLGRSAGVRFGDGGDVRQVVVELDSTLLFVSTAGSGTCLAVLAGREADAAVLGYEMAMLVKSVRPYLVTQPRQTVHPSAMRP; via the coding sequence ATGGCGAGCGATGCGCCGACCGGCCATGTATCCGATCTCGACTGGCTGATGAGCGGCCTCGTCCAGCGCGTGCCGCACACCAGGAGCGCGGTCCTGCTCTCCTGCGACGGGCTCGTGAAGTCGGTCCACGGCCTCGATCCGGACAGCGCCGACCACATGGCGGCCCTGGCCTCCGGCCTGTACTCCCTCGGACGCAGCGCGGGCGTCCGCTTCGGCGACGGCGGTGACGTCCGCCAGGTCGTCGTCGAACTCGACTCGACCCTGCTGTTCGTCTCCACCGCGGGCTCCGGCACCTGCCTCGCCGTGCTCGCCGGACGCGAGGCCGACGCCGCCGTCCTCGGCTACGAGATGGCGATGCTCGTCAAGAGTGTCCGCCCGTACCTGGTCACCCAGCCCCGTCAAACCGTCCACCCCTCCGCGATGAGGCCTTGA
- a CDS encoding DUF6250 domain-containing protein, producing the protein MTTRRAFGALAAGAALAALAPAGTAAAHPRPRRGRLIAADDFRHGLGQWAVELERGGVVAASRGVLEVDVPAGATVWFKRRLEGPYVVEYTATPISAGGANDRVSDLNNFWNAVDVRSPGDLLATPRSGALAEYDHLKTYYVGYGANTNTTTRLRRYVGEAGVRPLIHDYTEPLLVANAPHQVRIVSDGSTVRWWNNGRLVFDYVDPAPYTSGHFAFRTTWSHFRIEDFRVWRLRGRR; encoded by the coding sequence ATGACCACCCGTAGAGCTTTCGGAGCCCTCGCCGCCGGCGCCGCCCTCGCGGCGCTCGCTCCGGCGGGGACGGCGGCCGCGCACCCGCGTCCGCGGCGGGGCCGGCTGATCGCCGCCGACGACTTCCGGCACGGGCTCGGGCAGTGGGCCGTGGAGTTGGAGAGGGGCGGGGTGGTCGCCGCCTCGCGGGGTGTGCTGGAGGTCGACGTGCCGGCCGGGGCCACGGTCTGGTTCAAGCGAAGACTGGAAGGGCCGTACGTCGTCGAGTACACGGCCACGCCCATCTCGGCGGGCGGGGCCAACGACCGGGTCTCCGACCTCAACAACTTCTGGAACGCCGTCGATGTGCGCTCACCCGGTGATCTCCTCGCCACCCCGCGTTCGGGCGCGCTCGCCGAGTACGACCACCTGAAGACGTACTACGTCGGGTACGGCGCCAACACGAACACGACGACACGCCTGCGCCGGTACGTCGGTGAGGCGGGCGTGCGGCCACTGATCCACGACTACACCGAGCCGCTGCTCGTCGCGAACGCGCCGCATCAGGTGCGGATCGTCTCCGACGGGTCGACGGTCCGGTGGTGGAACAACGGCCGGCTCGTGTTCGACTACGTCGATCCCGCGCCGTACACGAGTGGGCACTTCGCCTTCCGCACCACCTGGAGCCATTTCCGGATCGAGGACTTCCGGGTGTGGAGGTTGCGCGGTCGCCGTTGA
- a CDS encoding SGNH/GDSL hydrolase family protein produces the protein MIGSYVALGDSFTEGVGDPGPDGRFVGWADRFAVLLADRVPEGDFDYTNLAVRGKLLDQIVADQIPRALELAPDLVSFCAGGNDIIRPGTDPDEVAERFERAVSRLTSAVGTVMVTTGFDTRDVPVLRHLRGKIATYNLHVRAIADRYGCPVLDLWSLKTVQDRRAWDLDRLHLSPEGHTRVALRAGQVLGVDVPADPDQPWPPLPPRGTLEMRRDNIQWAREYLVPWIGRRLRGESSGDHVSAKGHLSPDDIRVRIGVVA, from the coding sequence ATGATCGGGTCGTACGTGGCGCTGGGGGACAGCTTCACCGAGGGCGTCGGCGATCCGGGGCCCGACGGGCGGTTCGTCGGCTGGGCCGACCGGTTCGCGGTGCTCCTCGCGGACCGGGTGCCCGAGGGCGACTTCGACTACACCAACCTGGCCGTGCGGGGAAAGCTCCTCGACCAGATCGTGGCGGACCAGATTCCGAGGGCTCTCGAGCTCGCGCCGGATCTCGTCTCCTTCTGCGCGGGCGGCAACGACATCATCCGGCCGGGCACCGATCCCGACGAGGTCGCCGAGCGGTTCGAGCGCGCGGTGTCCAGGCTCACCTCTGCCGTCGGCACCGTCATGGTGACCACCGGCTTCGACACCCGTGACGTACCGGTGCTCCGGCATCTGCGCGGCAAGATCGCCACGTACAACCTGCATGTGCGGGCCATCGCCGACCGGTACGGATGTCCCGTGCTGGACCTGTGGTCCCTGAAGACGGTGCAGGACCGGCGGGCCTGGGACCTCGACCGGCTGCACCTGTCGCCGGAGGGGCACACGCGGGTCGCCCTGCGGGCCGGGCAGGTGCTGGGCGTCGACGTCCCGGCCGACCCCGACCAGCCGTGGCCCCCGCTGCCGCCGCGCGGCACGCTGGAGATGCGGCGGGACAACATCCAGTGGGCGCGGGAGTATCTGGTGCCGTGGATCGGGCGGCGGCTGCGGGGGGAGTCCTCCGGGGACCACGTGTCGGCCAAGGGGCATCTGTCGCCGGACGACATCAGGGTGCGGATCGGGGTGGTGGCCTGA
- a CDS encoding DUF742 domain-containing protein, translating to MPAAGDGPLYDDAAGRLVRPFTVINGRTRPTTALDLLSQVMATGATPLGYLGPEHATALDLCRAPVSVAEVAAHLKLPAAVTKVLLSDLVDCGALTTKPPVFHHNPTDRSLLEAVLDGLRRQL from the coding sequence GTGCCCGCGGCCGGCGACGGACCTCTGTACGACGACGCCGCCGGGCGTCTGGTACGCCCCTTCACCGTCATCAACGGCCGGACCCGACCGACCACCGCGCTCGATCTCCTCTCACAGGTGATGGCCACCGGGGCGACCCCCCTCGGCTATCTCGGCCCCGAGCACGCAACCGCACTCGACCTGTGCCGGGCACCCGTCTCGGTCGCCGAGGTCGCCGCTCACCTCAAGCTGCCGGCGGCGGTCACCAAGGTGCTGCTGTCCGACCTCGTCGACTGCGGGGCCCTCACCACCAAGCCCCCGGTTTTCCACCACAACCCGACAGACCGGTCTCTTCTGGAGGCAGTGCTCGATGGACTACGACGACAGCTCTGA
- a CDS encoding GAF domain-containing protein, translating to MTYDPPRPVGRLLLTPEDRDAPERVRRLRSLGLGEYAEPAFDAFADRLAEVASVPYAMVNFIDEHRQFFAGLHASARPTADTTVLGVDRRLARDHGFCPYVVVRRKGLVLDDVAEYPRFAGNPVVDDHGIRSYLGAPLLDRTGIALGTVCVLDVRPRPWGRAGLETIKSMAADLAARIEGREAFP from the coding sequence GTGACGTACGACCCGCCGCGTCCGGTCGGCCGGCTGCTGCTCACCCCGGAGGACCGGGACGCCCCCGAGCGCGTGCGACGGCTGCGGTCGCTGGGACTGGGCGAATACGCCGAACCGGCCTTCGACGCCTTCGCGGACCGGCTCGCCGAGGTCGCCTCGGTGCCGTACGCGATGGTCAACTTCATCGACGAGCACCGGCAGTTCTTCGCCGGTCTGCATGCGTCGGCGCGGCCCACGGCGGACACCACGGTGCTCGGGGTGGACCGGCGTCTCGCCCGTGACCACGGCTTCTGCCCCTACGTGGTGGTCCGCCGCAAGGGGCTCGTCCTCGACGACGTGGCGGAATACCCGAGGTTCGCCGGGAACCCCGTCGTCGACGACCACGGCATCCGCTCCTATCTCGGCGCCCCGCTGCTCGACCGCACGGGCATCGCCCTCGGCACGGTGTGCGTCCTGGACGTCCGGCCGCGGCCGTGGGGCAGGGCGGGCCTGGAGACCATCAAGTCGATGGCCGCGGACCTGGCCGCCCGGATCGAGGGGCGAGAGGCGTTCCCGTGA
- a CDS encoding M23 family metallopeptidase, with amino-acid sequence MPAKGKHRRPKSQRFTRSIAAAGTGGAALALPLVGAAGAQAATPTAAVSGASEKTATIATEQAAAEAGARIEQVEKAAQAERTATKKTAKTYSVKVGDYLAKIADEHDVDGGWKRLYSDNRGAIGSDPSLIHPGLKLSIGGQAASGGTSQSSKPQLSQSSKPAESSPSPKPSAPAKQEAKDTQASTSTSNGQSSSANSSGFSLPIQGATVGTPYKRAGSMWSSGYHTGVDFVAPTGTALKAVGAGTVVSAGWGGAYGNQVVIRLADGYYAQYAHLSSISVSAGQAVSGGQQIGLSGATGNVTGPHLHFEIRTTPSYGSDLDPLAYLRSKGVSV; translated from the coding sequence ATGCCCGCGAAGGGTAAGCACCGCCGTCCCAAGTCCCAGCGTTTCACCCGTTCGATCGCCGCCGCCGGGACCGGCGGTGCGGCGCTCGCCCTGCCGCTGGTCGGAGCCGCCGGCGCCCAGGCCGCAACCCCGACGGCCGCCGTGTCCGGAGCCTCCGAGAAGACGGCCACGATCGCCACCGAGCAGGCCGCGGCCGAGGCGGGCGCGCGGATCGAGCAGGTGGAGAAGGCCGCGCAGGCCGAGCGGACCGCCACCAAGAAGACCGCCAAGACCTACTCGGTGAAGGTCGGCGACTACCTCGCGAAGATCGCGGACGAGCACGACGTCGACGGGGGCTGGAAGCGCCTCTACTCGGACAACCGCGGTGCCATCGGCTCCGACCCGTCGCTGATCCACCCCGGTCTGAAGCTGTCGATAGGCGGGCAGGCCGCGTCGGGCGGTACGTCGCAGTCGTCGAAGCCGCAGCTGTCGCAGTCCTCGAAGCCTGCCGAGTCCTCGCCGTCGCCGAAGCCCTCCGCGCCCGCCAAGCAGGAGGCCAAGGACACCCAGGCGTCGACCTCCACGTCGAACGGCCAGTCCTCGTCGGCCAACAGCTCCGGCTTCAGCCTGCCCATCCAGGGCGCCACCGTCGGCACCCCGTACAAGAGGGCCGGCAGCATGTGGTCCAGCGGCTACCACACGGGCGTCGACTTCGTGGCCCCGACCGGGACCGCCCTCAAGGCCGTGGGCGCGGGCACCGTCGTCTCCGCCGGCTGGGGCGGTGCGTACGGCAACCAGGTCGTCATCCGGCTGGCCGACGGCTACTACGCCCAGTACGCCCACCTCTCCTCGATCTCCGTCTCCGCGGGGCAGGCCGTGAGCGGCGGTCAGCAGATCGGCCTCTCGGGCGCGACCGGCAACGTCACCGGGCCGCACCTGCACTTCGAGATCCGCACCACGCCCTCCTACGGCTCGGACCTCGACCCGCTGGCCTACCTTCGCTCGAAGGGCGTCAGCGTCTGA
- a CDS encoding TetR/AcrR family transcriptional regulator, with translation MGRVRLSVAERRAELLRAAIEQIEERGVAAVRIADVAAVLGVSNALVLYHFSTKERLVAEAFRHAAEGDLAHLRKLLGRRTTALRRLRAAVRWYAPTGQAKGWRLWIEGWAAALREPALREVTRDLDRQWKAALAEVIEAGVAADEFSCPDPAATALRLTALLDGLAVQLTAYGGPLSRTRAQEWADEALAHELGLTREALTAATR, from the coding sequence GTGGGCAGGGTGCGGTTGAGTGTGGCCGAGCGGCGTGCGGAGCTGCTCCGGGCCGCCATCGAGCAGATCGAGGAGCGGGGCGTCGCGGCGGTACGGATCGCCGACGTGGCCGCCGTCCTCGGGGTGAGCAACGCCCTGGTGCTCTACCACTTCTCGACCAAGGAACGACTGGTGGCCGAGGCCTTCCGCCACGCCGCCGAGGGCGACCTCGCCCACCTCCGCAAGCTGCTGGGCCGCCGCACCACGGCACTGCGCCGCCTCCGCGCGGCCGTGCGCTGGTACGCCCCCACCGGCCAGGCCAAGGGCTGGCGCCTGTGGATCGAGGGCTGGGCGGCCGCCCTGCGCGAACCGGCCCTGCGCGAGGTCACCCGCGACCTGGACCGACAGTGGAAGGCCGCCCTGGCCGAGGTCATCGAAGCGGGCGTGGCGGCCGACGAGTTCAGCTGCCCGGACCCTGCGGCGACGGCCCTGCGCCTCACCGCCCTCCTGGACGGCCTGGCCGTCCAGCTGACGGCCTACGGCGGGCCCCTCTCCCGGACCCGAGCCCAGGAATGGGCCGACGAGGCCCTGGCCCACGAACTGGGCCTGACCCGGGAGGCCCTGACAGCGGCGACCCGCTGA
- a CDS encoding MBL fold metallo-hydrolase, producing the protein MSGSGSRSLSSGLRAARPAAFGADPSGARMERIRRSPHFANGVFVNPEGAQVRPSGGAVAEMAKSWFRKDERVRRAPAGLIPVHATTLADLAKPPASGLRITWMGHSSVLAEIDGHRVLFDPVWGERCSPFAFAGPRRLHPVPVPLAALGPVDVVVISHDHYDHLDMPSIKELAGTDTVFAVPLGVGAHLEHWGVSADRIRELDWQEATKVGGLTLTATPARHFCGRGLRNTQHTLWASWVVAGDEHRIYHSGDTGYFGGFRDIGAEHGPFDITMIQVGAYSEFWPDIHMTPEEGLQSHLDLQGGQPGGVMMPIHWATFNLAMHAWAEPGERMMWATHDAGVTMAAPHPGQPFEPRSTPAVDPWWRAVSQQPVGGWAAWPPVGERLDLVAES; encoded by the coding sequence GTGTCCGGTTCCGGATCCCGTTCTCTCAGCTCGGGGCTGCGCGCAGCGCGGCCCGCGGCCTTCGGCGCGGACCCGAGCGGTGCCCGAATGGAGCGGATCCGCAGATCCCCGCACTTCGCGAACGGGGTCTTCGTGAATCCCGAGGGCGCCCAGGTCCGTCCGTCCGGCGGTGCCGTGGCGGAGATGGCCAAGAGCTGGTTCCGCAAGGACGAGCGGGTGCGGCGGGCCCCGGCGGGGCTGATCCCCGTCCACGCCACGACCCTCGCCGACCTGGCCAAGCCCCCGGCGAGCGGGCTGCGGATCACGTGGATGGGCCATTCCAGCGTGCTCGCCGAGATCGACGGGCACCGGGTGCTCTTCGACCCCGTCTGGGGTGAGCGCTGCTCCCCGTTCGCCTTCGCCGGCCCCAGACGGCTGCACCCCGTGCCGGTGCCGCTGGCCGCGCTCGGCCCGGTCGACGTCGTCGTCATCTCGCACGACCACTACGACCACCTCGACATGCCCTCGATCAAGGAACTGGCCGGGACGGACACGGTCTTCGCCGTCCCGCTCGGCGTCGGTGCCCATCTGGAGCACTGGGGCGTCTCCGCGGACCGGATCCGCGAGCTGGACTGGCAGGAGGCGACCAAGGTCGGCGGTCTCACCCTGACCGCCACCCCCGCCCGTCACTTCTGCGGCCGGGGCCTGCGCAACACCCAGCACACGCTGTGGGCCTCCTGGGTCGTCGCCGGTGACGAGCACCGGATCTACCACAGCGGTGACACCGGGTACTTCGGCGGCTTCAGGGACATCGGTGCCGAGCACGGCCCGTTCGACATCACCATGATCCAGGTCGGCGCCTATTCGGAGTTCTGGCCGGACATCCACATGACCCCCGAAGAGGGGCTGCAGAGCCACCTCGACCTCCAGGGCGGTCAGCCCGGCGGTGTGATGATGCCGATCCACTGGGCGACGTTCAACCTGGCGATGCACGCCTGGGCAGAGCCGGGCGAGCGCATGATGTGGGCCACGCACGACGCGGGGGTCACCATGGCCGCGCCGCACCCCGGGCAGCCGTTCGAGCCGCGGAGCACGCCTGCGGTGGACCCGTGGTGGCGTGCCGTGTCCCAGCAGCCGGTCGGCGGCTGGGCCGCCTGGCCACCCGTGGGGGAGCGGCTGGACCTGGTGGCGGAAAGCTGA
- a CDS encoding sensor histidine kinase: MSHLRAPAARADRREGGRHGRSATRAVPSLPEIHIRPQLMRLAVLPPTAVALSACAAVLFTFRAGGARPSLTLWAVLAGTAVVALAGIVIGAVAAGRTAGSVRERLGALRQVSTRSEDDLRALVDALRRGDQPPPRGPHAKPDADADDFALLTADLARAHDSAVTAVVRASQLSSHAGNEQKLEVFVNLARRLQSLVQREISILDDLENEIEDPDLLKGLFHVDHLATRIRRHAENLAVLGGAVSRRQWSNPVSMTEVLRSAIAEVEQYSRVKLVPPVDGTLRGHAVADVIHLLAELVENATVFSAPHTQVLLRANLVTSGLAVEVEDRGLGMPVTEQNKMNALLADPDQVNVASLLQDGRIGLFVVSQLARRHGIQVRLQSNIYGGVQAAFIVPQGLLGSEPGDLPLTQPRAGTPTGIQTQPHAGQSTGVRHPDKPRHAQAAPPQRSSGSGPADRPAADRPGHPATDRPAPAQPGRPAPARPEPGHRSTPSPARASVPRQQGPGRAGDQQGPGRGGGPVPLPMRRGARDERPNPAEAVPGVRPDDRRTVTENAGTPPTPRVGGAVRGTMGKPQLPRRRAQEHIVPQLRGGPAPTPSRDPDHYIGHDPGLMAAFQRGIGLAEARQAESSDWDTSTLDASTLDASTLDTATLDTSTPAPTAADLTPPAPDAASRIDTGQLGSGHLNTGHPHSTHLNIDLPTGRPAPSAHGGTRRADARPVEPAHREVPHKDAARPLGGHPRGAAPIAVPPSALDAAHDRTSRQDGSAPAG; encoded by the coding sequence ATGTCTCACCTTCGCGCACCGGCCGCCCGCGCAGACCGCCGTGAGGGCGGACGGCACGGGCGATCGGCCACCCGCGCCGTCCCCTCGCTGCCCGAGATCCACATACGGCCACAGCTGATGCGCCTCGCGGTCCTGCCTCCGACCGCGGTCGCCCTCAGCGCCTGCGCCGCCGTCCTCTTCACCTTCCGCGCCGGCGGCGCCCGCCCCAGCCTCACCCTGTGGGCGGTCCTCGCCGGAACCGCCGTGGTGGCGCTCGCCGGCATCGTGATCGGCGCCGTGGCCGCCGGGCGCACCGCCGGATCCGTCCGCGAACGCCTCGGTGCCCTGCGACAGGTCAGCACCAGGAGCGAGGACGACCTGCGCGCCCTCGTCGACGCGCTCCGGCGCGGCGACCAGCCGCCCCCGCGCGGGCCGCACGCCAAGCCCGACGCGGACGCCGACGACTTCGCACTGCTCACCGCCGACCTGGCCCGGGCCCACGACAGCGCCGTCACCGCCGTCGTCCGGGCCTCCCAGCTCTCCAGCCACGCGGGCAACGAACAGAAGCTCGAAGTCTTCGTGAACCTGGCACGCCGGCTGCAGTCCCTGGTCCAGCGCGAGATCTCCATCCTGGACGACCTGGAGAACGAGATCGAGGACCCGGACCTCCTCAAGGGCCTCTTCCACGTCGACCACCTGGCCACCCGCATCCGCCGCCACGCCGAGAACCTCGCCGTCCTCGGCGGCGCCGTCTCCCGCCGTCAGTGGAGCAACCCCGTCTCCATGACGGAGGTGCTGCGCTCGGCCATCGCCGAGGTCGAGCAGTACTCCCGGGTCAAGCTGGTCCCCCCGGTCGACGGCACCCTGCGCGGACACGCGGTGGCCGACGTCATCCACCTCCTCGCCGAACTCGTCGAGAACGCCACGGTGTTCTCCGCTCCGCACACCCAGGTCCTGCTCCGCGCCAACCTCGTCACCTCCGGACTGGCCGTCGAGGTCGAGGACCGTGGTCTCGGCATGCCCGTCACCGAGCAGAACAAGATGAACGCCCTGCTCGCCGACCCCGACCAGGTCAACGTCGCCAGCCTTCTCCAGGACGGCCGCATCGGCCTCTTCGTGGTCTCCCAGCTGGCCCGCCGCCACGGCATCCAGGTCCGCCTGCAGAGCAACATCTACGGCGGCGTCCAGGCGGCCTTCATCGTCCCCCAGGGCCTCCTCGGCAGCGAGCCCGGTGACCTGCCGCTGACCCAGCCCCGGGCCGGGACCCCGACCGGCATCCAGACCCAGCCGCACGCCGGACAGAGCACCGGCGTACGCCACCCCGACAAGCCCCGCCACGCACAGGCGGCCCCACCCCAGCGGTCGTCCGGATCCGGCCCCGCCGACCGTCCGGCGGCCGACCGGCCCGGCCACCCCGCCACCGACCGCCCCGCACCCGCGCAGCCCGGCCGTCCGGCCCCCGCGCGCCCCGAGCCCGGCCACCGCTCCACCCCGAGCCCGGCGCGTGCCTCCGTGCCCCGCCAGCAGGGCCCGGGGCGGGCCGGGGACCAGCAGGGGCCCGGCAGAGGCGGCGGCCCGGTCCCGCTGCCCATGCGACGCGGCGCCCGGGACGAGCGGCCCAACCCGGCCGAGGCCGTGCCCGGCGTCCGCCCCGACGACCGGCGCACCGTCACCGAGAACGCCGGGACGCCCCCCACCCCCCGGGTCGGCGGCGCCGTACGCGGCACGATGGGCAAGCCGCAACTGCCCCGCCGCCGTGCCCAGGAGCACATCGTGCCGCAGCTCCGCGGCGGCCCCGCGCCCACGCCCTCGCGGGACCCCGACCACTACATCGGCCACGACCCCGGGCTGATGGCCGCCTTCCAGCGCGGCATCGGGCTCGCCGAGGCCCGTCAGGCGGAGAGCTCCGACTGGGACACGTCCACGCTGGACGCCTCCACGCTGGACGCCTCCACGCTGGACACGGCCACGCTCGACACGTCCACGCCGGCCCCGACCGCCGCGGACCTCACGCCACCCGCCCCCGACGCCGCCTCCCGCATCGACACGGGACAGCTGGGCTCCGGACACCTGAACACCGGGCACCCGCACTCCACACACCTGAACATCGACCTGCCCACGGGCCGCCCGGCCCCGTCGGCCCACGGTGGCACGCGCCGCGCGGACGCACGGCCCGTCGAGCCCGCCCACAGGGAAGTCCCCCACAAGGACGCCGCACGGCCCCTGGGCGGACACCCCAGGGGCGCCGCCCCCATAGCCGTACCGCCGTCGGCCCTCGACGCGGCACACGACCGCACGTCCCGGCAGGACGGGAGCGCACCGGCCGGATGA
- a CDS encoding Glu/Leu/Phe/Val dehydrogenase dimerization domain-containing protein: MTTSPFVSLTWTDHVTGRRGFLVVDRLVRGVSSGGLRMRPGCTLDEVAGLARGMTMKEALHYAPGSRYVPLGGAKGGIDFDPRDPEAYDVLVRYLRAMRPYIEHFWTTGEDLGLTQGLMDRAAAEAGLVSTIQAVYPLLDDEDAARRRLADAFAVQVDGIGLDELVGGCGVAESVLTALDRAAAPYAGTRVAVQGLGTMGGATARFLARAGLTIVAVADIKGTITNPAGLDVEALLAARDPHGTVDRAALRSTDHEAPGEAWLAAEADVLVPAAVSYAIDTTNEHRVTARLIVEAANMPVLPEAEELLAGRGVTVLPDVVVNSGTNAWWWWTLFGDIGPTAEEAFTHTRRSMRALVDLMLTRAEADGTTPRAAAHAIAADRVPVITERFGRHR; the protein is encoded by the coding sequence ATGACCACGTCCCCCTTCGTGTCCCTGACCTGGACCGACCACGTCACGGGCCGACGGGGCTTCCTCGTCGTGGACCGTCTGGTGCGCGGGGTCTCCAGCGGCGGTCTGCGGATGCGGCCGGGCTGCACGCTCGACGAGGTCGCGGGCCTCGCCCGCGGCATGACCATGAAGGAGGCACTGCACTACGCCCCCGGGAGCCGCTACGTCCCGCTCGGCGGCGCCAAGGGCGGCATCGACTTCGACCCCCGGGACCCGGAGGCGTACGACGTCCTCGTGCGCTACCTGCGGGCGATGCGCCCGTACATCGAGCACTTCTGGACCACGGGTGAGGATCTCGGTCTCACCCAGGGCCTGATGGACCGCGCGGCGGCGGAGGCGGGCCTGGTGTCGACGATCCAGGCGGTGTACCCCCTCCTCGACGACGAGGACGCGGCCCGGCGGCGCCTCGCGGACGCCTTCGCGGTCCAGGTCGACGGCATCGGCCTCGACGAGCTGGTCGGCGGCTGCGGCGTCGCCGAGTCCGTGCTCACGGCCCTGGACCGGGCCGCCGCGCCGTACGCCGGGACACGGGTCGCCGTCCAGGGCCTCGGCACCATGGGCGGCGCCACCGCGCGCTTCCTGGCCCGCGCCGGACTCACGATCGTCGCCGTGGCCGACATCAAGGGCACCATCACCAATCCGGCGGGCCTGGACGTCGAGGCACTGCTCGCCGCCCGCGACCCGCACGGGACGGTCGACCGCGCCGCACTCCGTTCCACCGACCACGAGGCACCGGGCGAGGCCTGGCTCGCCGCGGAGGCCGACGTGCTGGTCCCCGCGGCCGTCTCCTACGCGATCGACACCACCAACGAGCACCGCGTCACCGCCCGCCTGATCGTCGAGGCGGCCAACATGCCCGTCCTGCCCGAAGCCGAGGAACTGCTCGCGGGCCGGGGAGTCACCGTCCTGCCCGACGTCGTGGTCAACTCCGGGACGAACGCCTGGTGGTGGTGGACCCTCTTCGGCGACATCGGCCCCACCGCCGAGGAGGCGTTCACCCACACCCGCCGGTCCATGCGTGCCCTCGTCGACCTGATGCTGACCCGGGCCGAGGCCGATGGCACGACCCCCCGCGCCGCCGCCCACGCCATCGCCGCCGACCGGGTCCCGGTCATCACGGAGCGATTCGGCCGGCACCGCTGA